In the Treponema maltophilum ATCC 51939 genome, TTTGACCTTGAGCCTGCGGAGCCGCGTCGGTTGTGAGCGTTACGGAACGTTCGATTGTTTTGCGGTACGGATCGAGCGGATGCCCGGAAATATAAAAGCCGATAAGTTCTTTTTCGATGCGCAGCTTTTCCAAAAAGGGATAATCTTCCGAGTTTTCAAAGGTAAAGTCGGCAAATTCCTGCACGCCGGAATCTTCGAATAAGCTTACCTGACCGAATTTTCCGTCCGCTTTTTTGTTTTCGCAATAGGCAACGGCGCGCTCCGCATTTTGCAGCAGGGTGGGACGGTTTATGCCCAAGTTATCGAAGCAGCCGGTTTGAATCAACACTTCAAGCGCGCGCTTGTTTACGGTGTGCAAGTCGACCCGCTCCAAAAAATCGATAAAACTTTTAAACGGGCCGTCGTTTTTGCGCTGCAACAAAATCTCGTCGGCTGCTGCATCTCCCAAGCCCTTTATGCCCAAAAGCCCGTAGACGATGCGTCCGTCCACAACGTCGAAAACCTTATCCGAGCGGTTTACGTCCGGCGGATCTATGGCAAGGCCCATCGAGCGGCCTTCGGCAATGTATACGGGAAGCTTGTCGGTACTCGAAATTTCGTTCGTCAGGTTGGCCGCAATAAATTCGGCGGGAAAATTCGCTTTAAGATAGGCCGTGCGGTATGCAACGACCGAATAGGCCGCCGCATGGCTTTTGTTGAATCCGTAGCCGGCAAAGGGAACCAGAATATCGAAGATTTCTCCGGCATGAGCTTCGGAAAATCCGTTTTTTACGGCGCCCGCAACGAATTTGGAGCGCTCTTTTACCATAACTTCCTGTTTTTTCTTTCCCATGGCGCGGCGCAAAATATCGGCTTCGCCCAAACTGTAGCCGGCTATGCGCTGAGCAACCTGCATAACCTGTTCCTGATACACGATAACGCCGTAGGTTTCTTCGAGAATATCCTTTAAGCACGGATCCGGATAATGGATGGTGGACGAATCGAATTTGCCGGCGACAAAGTCGTCGATGTACGCCATGGGGCCGGGACGGTACAGGGCATTCAACGCGATAAGATCTTCGATGCGGCGCGGTTTTGCAAGTTTTAAAACCTTTTGCATACCGGCACTTTCAAACTGGAACACCGCAGCAGTTTGCCCCGCACAAAACAGGTCGAAGGTTTTTTGATCCGTTTCGCTTACGTGCTCGGCGCTGAAATTTTCGAAGCCCGGTCGTTTTTGAATAATACGCTCAGCGTATTTTATAAGGGTGAGCGTTTTTAAGCCCAAATAATCCATCTTAACCAAGCCGCACGGCTCGATAATATCCATCGTGTATTGAACGGCAACCTTGCCCGTTTTGCCGTCCTTGTACACCGGCGCCCATTCCGGCAGTTCGCTTTTGCCGATAACGATGCCCGATGCGTGCAAGCTCGTGTTGCGGTTTATATCTTCCAGCTTAAAACACAAATCGAACAGTTCTTTGTAGCGCGGATCTTCGCGGTATTGGGCGAGCTGACCGCCGTCGGGGTATTTTTCGGTAGGAGGATTGAACGCGTCGGAAAGGTGTACTTTGGGGCCTTCGGGAATAAGCTTTGTCAGCATATTCACTTCGCTGAGCGGAATATTCAACACGCGCCCGACATCTTTTATGACGGCCTTCGCTTTGAGCGTACCGAAGGTAACGATGTGCCCGACCTGCGGATCGCCGTATTTTTGCCGCGTATACTCGATAACGTCCTGCCTGCCTTCGAAGCACAGGTCTATATCAAAGTCGGGCATACTCACGCGTTCGGGGTTCAAAAAGCGTTCGAAGATAAGCTTGTAGCGGAAGGGGTCTATGTCGGTAATGGTCATCGCGTACGCGACGAGAGAGCCCGCTCCCGAACCGCGGCCGGGGCCGACCGGAACGTTGTGTTGTTTTGCCCATGCGATAAAATCCCACACAATCAAAAAATAGCCGGCAAAGCCCATTTCGAAAATAACCTTCAGCTCGTGTTCGGCGCGTTCGGTAATTTCGTCGGTTATATTTCCGTAGCGTTTTTTTAAGCCCTCGTATACGAGGTGGCGCACGTAATCTTCCTGCGTTTTAAATTCGTCCGGAATTCGGTATACGGGCAGGCAGTCTTTCAGTTGTTCGGTTTTGTACTGGGGAATCGTAAGGTCTACCATATCCGCAATGCGCTTTGTGTTCGCAATCAGTTCGGGATGATCGGGAAACAGGCCGCGCATTTGCTCTTCGCTTTTCATATAGAATTGGTGGCCTTCGTAGCGCATGCGGTTTGTGTCGCTGCGCAGCTTTTTGGTACCGATGCATAAAAGCACGTCCTGTGCAACCCAGTCTTCGGGGTACACATAGTGAACGTCGTTCGTTACAACCATCGGAACATTCATGTGCTCGGCAATGGCCATGAGCAGCGGCGCGACGCGCTTTTGATCTTCCAAGCCGTGGTTTTGCAATTCAATAAAAAAGTTTTCTTTGCCGAATATGCTTTGATACAGCACAATCATTTCTTCGGCTTCTTTGTTTTGCCCCGCAAGCAAAAGGCGCGGAAGCTGCCCGGCCAAACATGCCGACGTACACACCAAACCTCTTGAATAGCGTTTGAGCAGCTCGACGTCGATGCGCGGTTTGTAGTAAAAACCTTCGGTAAAGGCGCGCGAATTGAGCATGCACAGATTTTTATAGCCTTCCACGTCTTTTGCGATGAGGATCAGGTGATAGTATTTATTGCCCTGCTCGGTACCCGTGCGCTCGTGCCGGCTGCCGCCTGCAACGTAGAATTCGCAGCCGACAAGCGGTTTTATGCCCGCTTTATGGCATTCCTGCTCGAAACGCAATGAACCGAACATATTGCCGTGGTCGGTAAGCGCCAAAGCCTGAAAGCCCAGTTCCTTTGCACGTTTTATTAAAACGGGAATACGGGATGCCGCGTCCAAAAGCGAATAGTCGGAATGCACATGCAAATGCACAAATTCGGCCGGCTTGGGCGATTGAGAATTTTCTTCGTTTTGCATGAGCTGTTCCACCGCAGATTCCTCCCGTTTGTTGAGCTGTACGGTTCAGTATAATCCAAAAGGCGGCATCGGACAAGCGCGGAATTTCAAAACCTGCGCTTGTTCCGGCGTATTTGTTGTGTTATACTCGATCGCATGGAAAGACGTTTACGCAATATTTTGGTTACCGGCGGCGCGGGGTTTATCGGCAGCAATTTTATTCACTACCTGTTCGATAAAACGCCTTTTACGGGCAGAATCGTCAATGCCGACAGCCTTACTTACTGCGGCAACCTTGAAAACCTTGCCGACATAGAGCGCCGCTTCGGTTCGAACGGAACCGACGAAAAAGGACGCTATGTGTTTTGCAAAGCCGACATTTGCGATGCCTCTGTGCAGGATAAATTGTTCGCCGATTACGATATAGATACGGTCGTGCATTTTGCGGCCGAAAGTCACGTAGACCGTTCGATTGCCGGCCCGCAAGCCTTTGTGCGCACAAACGTTGAAGGAACTTTTACCCTGCTCGAATGCGCGCGACGCCGCTGGACGCTCAAAGACGGTTCCATGCGCTCCGACGTGCTTTTTCATCATATAAGCACCGACGAAGTGTTCGGCTCTTTGGGACAAGACGGCTATTTTACCGAAACGACAGCCTATGCGCCGCGCAGTCCGTATTCGGCAAGCAAGGCGGCCTCCGACCATTTGGCGCTCGCCTGGCACAGCACCTACGGACTTCCCGTAACGCTTTCGAACTGCTCGAACAATTACGGCCCCTACCAATTCCCCGAAAAGCTCATTCCGCTTATGATTTTAAACATTCGGGAAAAAAAAGAGCTTCCCGTCTACGGCGACGGCAAAAACATCCGCGATTGGCTTTTTGTCGAAGACCACAACAGCGCCGTGTGGCTCATTTTAAACAAGGGTAGAGCCGGACAAACCTACAATATCGGCGGAGAAAACGAATGGGAAAACATCCGCCTTTTGCGCAAGCTGATTGAGCTGACCGCCGAAAAGTTGCAGGAAAAGGGAACCCCCGTATCCGCCGCCGACATCGAAAAAACGATCCGCTTTGTCGCCGACCGTCCCGGCCACGACCGCCGCTACGCCATCGATTGTTCAAAAATCAAAAAAGAATTGGGCTGGCAGCGCTCCGTCGGTTTTGAGGAAGGCTTAAAAAAGACGGTCGCGTGGTACATCGAAAATCCCGCATGGATCCGCAGCGTTAAAACCGGCTCGTACCGCAACTGGCTCGAGCAAAACTATACGAATCGGTAAACACGGCTTGCCGCACACCTTCATGTATGATATTTACTCTCTCGCGGCACGCTTGTCCGGTCGCACCGTTTTCTGTCGAAAACGGTGCTTACCGAGTTTTTTGCGTATGCAAAAAACTCGCGGACACTCTGCATATCTTAGATACCTTGGCTGATATATTTACTCTTCTGCTGTGTAAAATATTTACTCTTGCACATTTTGCTTTTTTGTTCTGTCCCGCTCTTCCTGTTTTTTCTTATCACGTTCAATTTGCCAGCCGTACAATATTCTTTCCGTCATCCCTTCTTCGGCATATTTAAGATACTCCCGTGCAAGGTCGGTGTTTGCCGTTTTTAATATGTCGGGGTTTACCCACAGTCCCGATATAGCCATATCTTCCCATTTTTCTCCGTCGTACACATCCGTAACCGTCAGTTTTACTTTCGTTACCTGTTTGGGAAAATCAATCTGTGCAAAATGCACATAATCTTTAAAAGTATATTCAAAATCGAAACCGTCGCCTTGCACCCGTACCGTTTTCATTCGCGCGTTCATTTTATACAGATGCGGCCTATCCGTATCTACAAATCCGTTTAAAACCACCAGATTATCCGAGGGAATATGAAAATCTATATCCAATACCAAACCCTTTCCGTTCCCCTCAGCCCCTTCTACCATGGGAGTAGAATCGTTTATAAAGAATGCCGAAACATCTGAAGATTTATCTATACACATGAGAAACCAACGGAACCGCAGCATATCATCATCATACACTACTCGTTGTCCCTTAACCATTTCCGCTAAAAACGGAGCGGACATCTTAACACTCTTAACCACATTCGGCATTATCCACGTATAATCGAGCAAATCGGAATATCTATCTGAAAACGAATCGTAGCTATCTTTAAGTAAATCTTTTCGAAGCTCGATAAATTCTTTATTTATTTTTTCTGAGGTTATGATAAAATTGTTTTGACTGGTAAAAAATCCTCCTCCCTCAATAACTATGCCATATGTTTTATCAAAATCCACTCTTTGATACAAATCAGTATTTATATGTATATCTTTTCTATCTAATCTATAGCTTATTACTTCATATACAACATAGATATACTTATCGTCACCAACAAAACACGG is a window encoding:
- the dnaE gene encoding DNA polymerase III subunit alpha, with the translated sequence MQNEENSQSPKPAEFVHLHVHSDYSLLDAASRIPVLIKRAKELGFQALALTDHGNMFGSLRFEQECHKAGIKPLVGCEFYVAGGSRHERTGTEQGNKYYHLILIAKDVEGYKNLCMLNSRAFTEGFYYKPRIDVELLKRYSRGLVCTSACLAGQLPRLLLAGQNKEAEEMIVLYQSIFGKENFFIELQNHGLEDQKRVAPLLMAIAEHMNVPMVVTNDVHYVYPEDWVAQDVLLCIGTKKLRSDTNRMRYEGHQFYMKSEEQMRGLFPDHPELIANTKRIADMVDLTIPQYKTEQLKDCLPVYRIPDEFKTQEDYVRHLVYEGLKKRYGNITDEITERAEHELKVIFEMGFAGYFLIVWDFIAWAKQHNVPVGPGRGSGAGSLVAYAMTITDIDPFRYKLIFERFLNPERVSMPDFDIDLCFEGRQDVIEYTRQKYGDPQVGHIVTFGTLKAKAVIKDVGRVLNIPLSEVNMLTKLIPEGPKVHLSDAFNPPTEKYPDGGQLAQYREDPRYKELFDLCFKLEDINRNTSLHASGIVIGKSELPEWAPVYKDGKTGKVAVQYTMDIIEPCGLVKMDYLGLKTLTLIKYAERIIQKRPGFENFSAEHVSETDQKTFDLFCAGQTAAVFQFESAGMQKVLKLAKPRRIEDLIALNALYRPGPMAYIDDFVAGKFDSSTIHYPDPCLKDILEETYGVIVYQEQVMQVAQRIAGYSLGEADILRRAMGKKKQEVMVKERSKFVAGAVKNGFSEAHAGEIFDILVPFAGYGFNKSHAAAYSVVAYRTAYLKANFPAEFIAANLTNEISSTDKLPVYIAEGRSMGLAIDPPDVNRSDKVFDVVDGRIVYGLLGIKGLGDAAADEILLQRKNDGPFKSFIDFLERVDLHTVNKRALEVLIQTGCFDNLGINRPTLLQNAERAVAYCENKKADGKFGQVSLFEDSGVQEFADFTFENSEDYPFLEKLRIEKELIGFYISGHPLDPYRKTIERSVTLTTDAAPQAQGQKTYSMLGIVKELRTIMTKKGQPMSFAKLEDLAGSVDLTFFPKVWERCRERVTEDAIIAVSGKMDFSREPPSFLVDELLDIDNLKEKSVKEIHIKLSSPLINQQQLNKFQDAIIGSDGPCSVFFHMETAHKKYTVKASALTGVSSGDDFIRELESYAFVESVWKE
- the rfbB gene encoding dTDP-glucose 4,6-dehydratase; this encodes MERRLRNILVTGGAGFIGSNFIHYLFDKTPFTGRIVNADSLTYCGNLENLADIERRFGSNGTDEKGRYVFCKADICDASVQDKLFADYDIDTVVHFAAESHVDRSIAGPQAFVRTNVEGTFTLLECARRRWTLKDGSMRSDVLFHHISTDEVFGSLGQDGYFTETTAYAPRSPYSASKAASDHLALAWHSTYGLPVTLSNCSNNYGPYQFPEKLIPLMILNIREKKELPVYGDGKNIRDWLFVEDHNSAVWLILNKGRAGQTYNIGGENEWENIRLLRKLIELTAEKLQEKGTPVSAADIEKTIRFVADRPGHDRRYAIDCSKIKKELGWQRSVGFEEGLKKTVAWYIENPAWIRSVKTGSYRNWLEQNYTNR
- a CDS encoding NADase-type glycan-binding domain-containing protein is translated as MKLKQICIFCICLSASFLYAENVWFFPPSTYFQYQHRYKQPYLFSTEKDLYSIDGTTGEFTSFPCFVGDDKYIYVVYEVISYRLDRKDIHINTDLYQRVDFDKTYGIVIEGGGFFTSQNNFIITSEKINKEFIELRKDLLKDSYDSFSDRYSDLLDYTWIMPNVVKSVKMSAPFLAEMVKGQRVVYDDDMLRFRWFLMCIDKSSDVSAFFINDSTPMVEGAEGNGKGLVLDIDFHIPSDNLVVLNGFVDTDRPHLYKMNARMKTVRVQGDGFDFEYTFKDYVHFAQIDFPKQVTKVKLTVTDVYDGEKWEDMAISGLWVNPDILKTANTDLAREYLKYAEEGMTERILYGWQIERDKKKQEERDRTKKQNVQE